The following proteins are encoded in a genomic region of Saccharopolyspora antimicrobica:
- a CDS encoding serine/threonine-protein kinase, producing the protein MSAEGRLIAGRYRLQQKIGSGAMGVVWQAVDERLHRTVAVKQLLLQPGYTPEETEEARQRSMREGRIAARLQHQNAIVVFDVAEDEGQPVLVMEYLPSRSLASVIDEQGVLPPLQVARIGVQVAGALAAAHMAGIVHRDLKPGNVLLGDNDIAKITDFGISRAIGDVAVTKSGILAGTPAYLAPEVALGRDPAPASDVFSLGSTLYAAIEGGPPFGTDENAISLLHRVARGQFDPPRQAGPMTPVLMQMLLPDPVDRPTMAQARDLLQAVLDGRPIPTASPSAGWQRPAAPHAQPAGTRVGPPTPANPPTMVGGAVPAAAAAPRRSYKQAVLWVVAIIVAVLVGVLAANAFGDGSTQGQQNPPQPPAPSGEAAPTTPAAATTTSTAPTTSATRTTTTTAPPTTTAKQPSDEEIVGVVSRYYSLVPKKLDQAWKLLGPKLQAQGKDSYEAFWKTIDAVEILGKPVRTGTSVVVTLQFTKDGKKLVEQHSLGMVTTQDGKPLINTDSRT; encoded by the coding sequence GTGAGCGCCGAAGGTCGTTTGATCGCAGGCCGGTACCGCTTGCAGCAGAAGATCGGCAGCGGCGCCATGGGAGTGGTGTGGCAGGCCGTCGATGAGCGTCTGCACCGCACAGTCGCGGTGAAGCAGCTGTTGCTGCAGCCCGGCTATACCCCCGAAGAGACCGAAGAAGCCCGTCAGCGGTCGATGCGCGAAGGCCGCATCGCCGCACGGTTGCAGCACCAGAACGCGATCGTCGTGTTCGACGTGGCCGAGGACGAGGGCCAGCCGGTGCTGGTCATGGAGTACCTGCCTTCGCGAAGCCTCGCGTCGGTCATCGACGAGCAGGGCGTCCTGCCACCGCTGCAGGTGGCCCGGATCGGCGTGCAGGTGGCCGGCGCGCTGGCCGCCGCGCACATGGCGGGCATCGTGCACCGCGACCTGAAGCCGGGCAACGTCCTGCTCGGCGACAACGACATCGCCAAGATCACCGACTTCGGCATCTCCCGGGCGATCGGGGACGTCGCGGTCACCAAGAGCGGCATCCTGGCGGGCACCCCCGCGTACCTGGCGCCGGAAGTGGCGCTGGGCCGCGATCCGGCACCCGCCTCGGACGTCTTCTCGCTGGGTTCGACGCTGTACGCGGCGATCGAGGGCGGCCCGCCGTTCGGCACCGACGAGAACGCGATCAGCCTGCTGCACCGGGTGGCGCGCGGTCAGTTCGACCCGCCGCGCCAGGCCGGGCCCATGACGCCGGTGCTGATGCAGATGCTGCTGCCGGACCCGGTGGACCGGCCGACCATGGCCCAGGCCCGCGACCTGCTGCAGGCGGTGCTCGACGGCCGCCCCATCCCGACCGCCTCGCCGAGCGCGGGCTGGCAGCGCCCCGCGGCGCCGCACGCCCAGCCGGCCGGTACCCGCGTGGGCCCGCCGACCCCGGCGAACCCGCCGACGATGGTCGGCGGTGCGGTCCCGGCCGCCGCCGCGGCGCCGCGGCGCAGCTACAAGCAGGCGGTGCTGTGGGTGGTGGCGATCATCGTCGCGGTGCTCGTGGGCGTGCTCGCCGCGAACGCCTTCGGCGACGGCTCCACGCAGGGGCAGCAGAACCCGCCCCAGCCGCCCGCGCCGTCCGGCGAGGCCGCGCCGACGACACCCGCCGCTGCCACGACCACCTCCACCGCGCCCACCACCTCGGCGACCAGGACGACGACGACCACCGCTCCGCCGACGACCACTGCGAAGCAGCCGTCCGACGAGGAGATCGTCGGAGTGGTGTCCCGGTACTACTCGCTGGTGCCCAAGAAGCTGGACCAGGCGTGGAAGCTGCTCGGCCCGAAGCTGCAGGCGCAGGGCAAGGACAGCTACGAGGCGTTCTGGAAGACCATCGACGCCGTGGAGATCCTCGGCAAGCCGGTGCGGACCGGGACCAGCGTGGTTGTGACGCTGCAGTTCACCAAGGACGGCAAGAAGCTCGTCGAGCAGCACTCGCTGGGCATGGTCACCACGCAGGACGGCAAGCCGCTGATCAACACCGACAGCCGGACCTGA
- a CDS encoding ATP-binding protein yields MDPVRDQLNQQRAAEVDTGPGAATKPMAQQRPRSVEQLRRRRSGRLVAGVASGVAEHLGVPVLWVRGGFAVLAVCGGAGILAYSLLWVFVPQSVGAEKPVTTRERQQGFGVILLCLGAMVAVGGLISMPAWLGAPLVVVLIGAAVVWREADESQRRRWRQGARTNVVGALLGGGGRKAMIRVLAGAALVIAGIVAVLMGSTSMDEVRFALLAVGATLVGVAVLTVPWWVRLVRDLDIERASRIRSQERAEIAAHLHDSVLQTLALIQKQAESEREVRRLARGQERELRNWLYGPDGYGSQRQAVDDAPAATFSAELTRICGEVEDSFAIKVQQVVVGDCDVDERLTAQLAAAREAVVNAAKHARVAEVSVYAEVEAAQVSVFVRDRGAGFDPASVPADRHGLADSIRGRMQRHGGKVKVRTSPGEGTEVQMEMPRAA; encoded by the coding sequence ATCGATCCCGTGAGAGACCAGCTGAACCAGCAGCGCGCCGCCGAGGTCGACACCGGGCCAGGAGCTGCCACGAAGCCGATGGCGCAGCAGCGCCCGCGGAGCGTGGAGCAGCTGCGCAGGCGCCGCAGCGGACGTCTGGTCGCCGGGGTCGCCAGCGGGGTGGCCGAGCACCTCGGGGTGCCGGTGCTGTGGGTGCGCGGCGGGTTCGCCGTGCTCGCGGTGTGCGGCGGGGCGGGCATCCTGGCCTACTCGCTGCTGTGGGTGTTCGTGCCGCAGTCCGTCGGCGCGGAGAAACCCGTCACGACCCGGGAGCGGCAGCAGGGCTTCGGCGTGATCCTGCTCTGCCTCGGCGCGATGGTCGCGGTAGGCGGGCTGATCTCGATGCCCGCCTGGCTCGGCGCGCCGCTGGTGGTGGTGCTCATCGGTGCCGCCGTGGTGTGGCGGGAGGCCGACGAGTCGCAGCGCCGCCGCTGGCGGCAGGGCGCGCGGACCAACGTGGTCGGCGCGCTGCTGGGCGGCGGTGGCCGGAAGGCCATGATCCGCGTGCTCGCCGGCGCGGCGCTGGTCATCGCGGGCATCGTGGCGGTGCTGATGGGCTCGACCTCGATGGACGAGGTGCGCTTCGCGCTGCTCGCGGTGGGCGCGACGCTGGTCGGCGTCGCGGTGCTGACCGTGCCGTGGTGGGTGCGGCTGGTGCGCGACCTCGACATCGAGCGGGCCAGCCGGATCCGCTCCCAGGAACGCGCCGAGATCGCCGCGCACCTGCACGACTCGGTGCTGCAGACGCTGGCGCTGATCCAGAAGCAGGCCGAGTCCGAGCGCGAGGTGCGGCGGCTGGCCCGCGGGCAGGAGCGCGAGCTGCGGAACTGGCTGTACGGCCCGGACGGCTACGGCTCGCAGCGGCAGGCCGTGGACGACGCGCCCGCGGCCACGTTCTCCGCCGAGCTGACCCGGATCTGCGGCGAGGTCGAGGACAGCTTCGCGATCAAGGTCCAGCAGGTGGTGGTCGGCGACTGCGACGTGGACGAGCGGTTGACCGCGCAGCTCGCCGCCGCCCGGGAGGCGGTCGTCAACGCCGCCAAGCACGCCCGGGTCGCGGAGGTGAGCGTGTACGCGGAGGTGGAGGCCGCGCAGGTCTCGGTGTTCGTCCGCGACCGCGGCGCCGGGTTCGACCCGGCCAGCGTGCCCGCCGACCGGCACGGGCTGGCCGACTCGATCCGCGGCCGCATGCAGCGGCACGGCGGGAAGGTCAAGGTGCGCACCTCGCCGGGCGAGGGCACCGAGGTGCAGATGGAAATGCCGAGGGCGGCGTGA
- a CDS encoding response regulator yields MLIVTGEDTTAPHQVRVFLVDDHALFRTGVRAELAAAEQVEVIGEAGSVAEAVAGIAHFKPEVVLLDVHMPDGGGAEVLRQVRGQQPDVVFLALSVSDAAEDVIAVIRGGARGYVTKTISGRELADAIVRVRAGDAVFSPRLAGFVLDAFSEGPNSAPVGDPELDLLTPREREVLRLLARGYAYKEIASELFISVKTVETHVSSVLRKTQLSNRYELSRWASDRRLV; encoded by the coding sequence ATGTTGATCGTGACCGGTGAAGACACCACCGCCCCGCACCAGGTCCGGGTGTTCCTGGTCGACGACCACGCGCTGTTCCGCACCGGGGTGCGCGCGGAGCTGGCCGCCGCCGAGCAGGTCGAGGTGATCGGCGAGGCCGGATCGGTGGCCGAGGCGGTCGCGGGCATCGCGCACTTCAAGCCCGAGGTCGTCCTGCTCGACGTGCACATGCCCGACGGCGGCGGTGCCGAGGTGCTGCGGCAGGTGCGCGGTCAGCAGCCGGACGTGGTGTTCCTGGCGCTGTCGGTCTCCGACGCCGCCGAGGACGTGATAGCGGTGATCCGCGGCGGCGCCCGCGGCTACGTCACCAAGACCATCTCCGGGCGGGAGCTCGCCGACGCGATCGTGCGGGTGCGCGCCGGGGACGCGGTGTTCTCGCCGCGGCTGGCGGGATTCGTGCTGGACGCCTTCTCCGAAGGGCCGAACTCGGCACCCGTCGGCGACCCCGAGCTGGACCTGCTCACGCCGCGCGAGCGCGAGGTGCTGCGACTGCTGGCGCGCGGGTACGCGTACAAGGAGATCGCCTCCGAGCTGTTCATCTCCGTCAAGACGGTGGAGACGCACGTGTCCAGCGTGCTGCGCAAGACCCAGCTGTCCAACCGGTACGAGCTGTCGCGCTGGGCCTCCGACCGCCGCCTGGTGTGA
- a CDS encoding serine/threonine-protein kinase, which produces MSDEGRLVAGRYRVQRRIGSGAMGVVWECVDERLHRTVAVKQLLLQPGLDPGEAEEARQRAMREGRIAARLQHPNAISVYDVAEDEGQPVLVMEYLPSTSLAAMMAEHGPLPPREVARIGAQVASALGAAHAAGVVHRDIKPGNILLGDNGDVKITDFGISRAQGDVQVTKTGMLAGTPAYLSPDVAMGQEPTPASDVFSLGATLYAAIEGHPPFGLNENTLALLHAVAAGRVEPPQQAGPMTHPLMAMMANRVEDRPDMAQVREMVQAVADGGSASSIPTMAAPIPPALAPEPGPDQATSVVGQDGTAVAYYEDDPYSERPYEDATSYMGADTRGDAAIYEKPRKSKRPVVISGIALVAVAVIAVLVTSALMNGQKPEPAGNLTPTSEIMPPPTSVEETVSEEAPPTTRQTRTSEEDTPTTSSRPTTSSRPTTSSKPTTSAEETPSSDQDEPTSPPSSNSDSGSEN; this is translated from the coding sequence GTGAGCGACGAAGGTCGCCTGGTCGCCGGACGCTACCGAGTGCAGCGACGCATCGGCAGTGGCGCGATGGGCGTGGTGTGGGAGTGTGTGGACGAACGCCTGCACCGCACGGTCGCGGTCAAGCAGTTGCTCCTGCAGCCCGGATTGGATCCGGGTGAGGCCGAGGAAGCGCGGCAGCGGGCTATGCGGGAAGGCCGGATCGCAGCCCGGCTCCAGCACCCGAACGCCATCTCGGTCTACGACGTGGCCGAGGACGAGGGTCAGCCGGTCCTGGTCATGGAGTACCTGCCCTCCACGAGCCTCGCGGCGATGATGGCCGAGCACGGACCGCTGCCGCCTCGCGAGGTGGCGCGGATCGGTGCGCAGGTCGCCTCGGCGCTGGGCGCCGCGCACGCGGCCGGAGTGGTGCACCGCGACATCAAGCCGGGCAACATCCTGCTCGGCGACAACGGTGACGTGAAGATCACCGACTTCGGCATCTCGCGGGCGCAGGGCGACGTGCAGGTCACCAAGACCGGCATGCTGGCGGGCACGCCCGCCTACCTGTCGCCGGACGTGGCGATGGGCCAGGAGCCGACGCCCGCCTCCGACGTCTTCTCGCTCGGGGCGACGCTGTACGCCGCGATCGAGGGCCACCCGCCGTTCGGCCTGAACGAGAACACCCTCGCGCTGCTGCACGCGGTGGCCGCGGGCCGGGTCGAGCCGCCGCAGCAGGCCGGGCCGATGACCCACCCGCTGATGGCGATGATGGCCAACCGCGTCGAGGACCGGCCGGACATGGCGCAGGTCCGCGAGATGGTGCAGGCGGTGGCCGACGGCGGATCGGCGAGCTCGATCCCGACCATGGCCGCGCCGATCCCGCCCGCGCTGGCGCCGGAGCCCGGTCCCGACCAGGCGACCAGCGTCGTCGGTCAGGACGGCACCGCGGTCGCCTACTACGAGGACGACCCGTACTCGGAGCGGCCGTACGAGGACGCCACCTCGTACATGGGCGCGGACACCCGCGGTGACGCGGCGATCTACGAGAAGCCGCGCAAGAGCAAGCGGCCGGTGGTGATCTCGGGTATCGCGCTGGTCGCGGTCGCGGTGATCGCGGTGCTGGTGACCTCCGCGCTGATGAACGGCCAGAAGCCGGAGCCGGCGGGCAACCTGACGCCGACCAGCGAGATCATGCCGCCGCCGACTTCGGTGGAGGAGACGGTCAGCGAGGAGGCTCCGCCCACCACGCGGCAGACCCGGACGTCGGAGGAGGACACGCCGACCACCTCGTCCAGGCCGACGACCAGCTCCCGGCCGACGACGTCGTCCAAGCCGACGACCAGCGCCGAGGAGACGCCGTCCTCCGATCAGGACGAGCCGACGTCGCCGCCGTCGTCGAACTCCGACTCGGGTTCGGAGAACTAG
- a CDS encoding LysR family transcriptional regulator codes for MLDVRRMQVLRAVVTSGSVSAAATNLGYTPSAISQQLATLEREAGTPLLEKVGRGLRPTPAGVLLAERAGQIAELLSSAEVELADIRAGRTGLLRVRFFHTASVGLVPAAVAKFRAEHPEVQLDLQLQDAGLIDDLAAGESDVAIVVAGDQEPERRGVRFVHLTDDPYRVVLPRNHPMADQECIDLAQLAAEPWVNSAMNTGDICGRLLQEAYASAGFTPKVALEADGTYSAQGFVAAELGVSLVPRLGLDVVHPGVVIRAVRRPEPVRRLYAAAREAIADLPATKSLLATLREAAN; via the coding sequence ATGTTGGACGTACGCCGCATGCAGGTCCTGCGCGCCGTGGTCACCAGCGGCTCGGTCAGCGCCGCCGCGACCAACCTCGGCTACACCCCGTCGGCGATCAGCCAGCAGCTCGCCACGCTGGAGCGGGAAGCGGGCACCCCGCTGCTGGAGAAGGTCGGCCGCGGGCTCAGGCCGACCCCGGCCGGGGTGCTGCTGGCCGAGCGGGCCGGGCAGATCGCCGAGCTGCTCAGCAGCGCGGAGGTGGAGCTGGCCGACATCCGGGCCGGGCGCACCGGCCTGCTCCGGGTGCGGTTCTTCCACACCGCGTCGGTCGGCCTGGTCCCGGCCGCGGTCGCCAAGTTCCGCGCCGAGCACCCGGAGGTGCAGCTGGACCTCCAGCTGCAGGACGCGGGCCTGATCGACGACCTGGCGGCGGGGGAGTCGGACGTGGCGATCGTGGTGGCGGGCGACCAGGAGCCCGAGCGGCGCGGCGTGCGGTTCGTGCACCTCACCGACGACCCGTACCGGGTGGTGCTGCCGCGGAACCACCCGATGGCGGACCAGGAGTGCATCGACCTGGCGCAACTGGCCGCCGAACCGTGGGTCAACAGCGCGATGAACACCGGCGACATCTGCGGTCGGCTGCTCCAGGAGGCCTACGCCAGCGCCGGTTTCACGCCGAAGGTGGCGCTGGAAGCGGACGGGACCTACTCCGCGCAGGGATTCGTCGCCGCCGAGCTCGGCGTGTCGCTGGTGCCGCGCCTGGGACTGGACGTGGTGCACCCGGGCGTCGTCATCCGCGCGGTCCGCCGCCCGGAGCCCGTCCGGCGCCTCTACGCGGCGGCTCGCGAAGCCATCGCCGACCTCCCGGCCACCAAGTCCCTGCTGGCCACCCTGCGCGAAGCCGCGAACTGA
- a CDS encoding MFS transporter — MTAAPQPTGTELLARLDRLPVGRPHRRLMLQGGLGYLFESYDAVLLGYAASAVVAIWSVGSGLAGWLLASVFIGYLIGALAAGVLADRIGRRRVLMYALLVYVGFTLVAATASSPGELILWRVLSGIGIGAEATMIVPYISEFLPARNRGRNIGNTMLFLGFGYILAGLTAVTVISPNPEPGWRIACIICVAPVLLLLWWRRDLLESPRFLISQGRIAEAAAIVERFERETAVEGELPPVPAAAGPTGKPAPRRNVLRQFAALWGPGLAVRTGVVCVVWFAIQATHYGYGTWLPTLLVLKGFTITKSFSFALASAVAQVPGYYLAAAISERIDRKWTIVVFMCGSIACAAGLAVAADEVAIFCFVVALSFFMNGVAGPLYAYTSEIYPTESRATGMGLASATARVGAIMAPVAIGYLHDDLGFAGVFAMLCGLLLIGALVLALLGLRTAGRSLEAMHAGPAAARTRDDQPA, encoded by the coding sequence GTGACCGCCGCACCGCAGCCCACTGGTACGGAACTCCTCGCCCGCCTGGACCGGCTCCCGGTCGGCAGACCGCATCGCAGGCTGATGCTGCAGGGCGGGCTCGGCTACCTCTTCGAGTCCTACGACGCCGTGCTGCTCGGATACGCGGCCTCGGCCGTGGTGGCCATCTGGTCGGTCGGGTCCGGGCTGGCCGGGTGGCTGCTGGCCTCGGTGTTCATCGGCTACCTGATCGGTGCGCTGGCCGCGGGCGTGCTCGCCGACCGCATCGGGCGCCGCCGCGTGCTGATGTACGCGCTGCTGGTCTACGTCGGGTTCACGCTCGTCGCGGCGACCGCGTCCAGCCCGGGGGAGCTGATCCTCTGGCGGGTGCTCAGCGGGATCGGGATCGGCGCGGAAGCGACCATGATCGTGCCCTACATCTCGGAGTTCCTGCCCGCCCGCAACCGGGGCCGCAACATCGGCAACACGATGCTGTTCCTCGGGTTCGGCTACATCCTGGCCGGGCTGACCGCGGTCACCGTGATCAGCCCGAACCCGGAGCCGGGTTGGCGCATCGCGTGCATCATCTGCGTCGCTCCCGTCCTGCTGCTGCTCTGGTGGCGCCGGGATCTGCTGGAGTCGCCGCGCTTCCTGATCAGCCAGGGGCGCATCGCCGAAGCCGCCGCGATCGTCGAGCGCTTCGAACGGGAAACCGCGGTCGAGGGCGAGCTGCCTCCGGTCCCGGCGGCCGCCGGGCCGACGGGGAAACCCGCGCCCCGGCGGAACGTGCTGCGGCAGTTCGCCGCGTTGTGGGGACCGGGGCTCGCGGTCCGCACCGGCGTCGTGTGCGTGGTGTGGTTCGCCATCCAGGCGACCCACTACGGCTACGGCACCTGGCTGCCCACCCTCCTGGTGCTCAAGGGCTTCACGATCACCAAGAGCTTCTCCTTCGCGCTGGCCAGCGCGGTCGCGCAGGTCCCCGGCTACTACCTCGCGGCCGCCATCAGCGAACGCATCGACCGCAAGTGGACGATCGTGGTGTTCATGTGCGGCAGCATCGCCTGCGCGGCCGGGCTGGCCGTCGCCGCCGATGAGGTGGCCATCTTCTGCTTCGTCGTCGCGCTCTCGTTCTTCATGAACGGCGTCGCCGGGCCGCTGTACGCCTACACCTCGGAGATCTACCCGACGGAGTCCCGGGCGACCGGGATGGGCCTGGCCAGCGCGACCGCCCGCGTCGGGGCGATCATGGCGCCGGTGGCCATCGGCTACCTGCACGACGACCTCGGCTTCGCCGGGGTTTTCGCCATGCTGTGCGGACTCCTGCTGATCGGCGCCCTGGTGCTCGCCCTGCTGGGGCTGCGCACCGCGGGACGGAGCTTGGAAGCGATGCACGCCGGACCGGCCGCCGCGAGAACCCGCGACGACCAGCCGGCCTGA
- a CDS encoding Lrp/AsnC family transcriptional regulator encodes MLSESDLALVNALQVWPRASWSAVATSLGVRSAEAVARRWDRLAARGDAWTTAYFRALSTGGTVALVTARCCPGTKEQVATTLAEDSCCISVEITAGTQDLLLTVAAQDLEALNHYLVQHVEQVPGLTATTTALVTRFYSEGANWRLHALGASAHVALDPGFGQQPAPSIAFTGLDRKLAGLLSADGRTSYAQLADEAGTSQATARRRITAMLRSRVLALRCEVAAPLVGLPVTATLRGRVAALDVDRVGAGLAGLAPVRMCAAVTGEHNLVATVWLPSISAIQQFEQAATRNFPALVVHDTLVNLRTVKRMGRLLDRSGRATGFVPMRVWSC; translated from the coding sequence ATGCTCAGCGAGTCCGACCTGGCGCTGGTGAACGCGCTGCAGGTCTGGCCCCGGGCGTCGTGGTCCGCGGTGGCCACCTCGCTGGGCGTCCGCTCGGCGGAGGCGGTGGCCCGGCGCTGGGACCGGCTCGCCGCCCGCGGTGACGCCTGGACGACCGCGTACTTCCGCGCGCTGTCCACCGGCGGCACCGTCGCGCTGGTGACGGCCCGGTGCTGTCCGGGCACCAAGGAGCAGGTCGCGACGACGCTGGCCGAGGACTCCTGCTGCATCTCCGTGGAGATCACCGCCGGCACGCAGGACCTGCTGCTCACCGTCGCCGCGCAGGACCTCGAAGCGCTCAACCACTACCTGGTCCAGCACGTCGAGCAGGTCCCCGGCCTGACCGCCACCACGACCGCGCTGGTCACCCGGTTCTACAGCGAGGGGGCGAACTGGCGGCTGCACGCGCTGGGCGCTTCGGCGCACGTCGCGCTGGACCCCGGTTTCGGCCAGCAGCCTGCCCCGTCGATCGCGTTCACCGGCCTAGACCGGAAGTTGGCGGGCCTGCTGTCCGCGGACGGCCGCACCTCCTACGCCCAGCTCGCCGACGAGGCCGGTACCAGCCAGGCGACCGCTCGCCGCCGGATCACCGCGATGCTGCGCTCGCGCGTGCTCGCCCTGCGCTGCGAGGTGGCCGCACCGCTGGTCGGGCTGCCGGTCACCGCCACCTTGCGCGGGCGGGTCGCCGCGCTCGACGTGGACCGCGTCGGGGCCGGGTTGGCCGGCCTCGCACCGGTCCGGATGTGCGCGGCGGTCACCGGCGAGCACAACCTGGTCGCCACGGTCTGGCTGCCGTCGATCAGCGCTATCCAGCAGTTCGAGCAGGCCGCGACGCGCAACTTCCCCGCTCTCGTCGTGCACGACACGCTGGTGAACCTGCGAACGGTCAAGCGCATGGGTCGGCTGCTGGACCGCTCGGGTCGCGCCACCGGTTTCGTACCGATGCGCGTCTGGTCCTGCTGA
- a CDS encoding DMT family transporter, with protein sequence MNNPTNYFRLGALALLWGSSFLLIKLALTALAPTQIALVRIVLGALVLLALCAVRGLQVSRDRTLWRHVAVAALFASALPWVLFGIGEQTVDSGLTGVLNATTPLWTVLFGLLVSREALPPARIGGLLLGFLGVLLIFAPWQGTSLLSWGVLACLGAAVSYGIGYVYIGRNLTGGHGLPPLVLATMQMIAATGYAVVALPLDGLRPVHWDLLALVSAAVLGVFGTGIAFALNYRIISDEGATTASTVAYLMPIVSVLLGWLLLGEELGLRILLGMAVVLVGVLLTRRSPSPGTTTAEEEKMPEDDRTEVRTSTEELPPIEPPKGWARLHLALMRGSQIYAELATNHPMK encoded by the coding sequence ATGAACAACCCGACGAACTACTTCCGGCTCGGCGCGCTGGCGCTGCTGTGGGGATCCAGCTTCCTGCTGATCAAGCTGGCCCTGACGGCGCTGGCGCCCACGCAGATCGCGCTGGTGCGCATCGTGCTCGGCGCGCTGGTGCTGCTGGCGCTGTGCGCGGTCCGCGGGTTGCAGGTCAGCCGCGACCGCACGCTGTGGCGGCACGTCGCGGTCGCCGCGCTGTTCGCCAGCGCCCTGCCCTGGGTGCTGTTCGGCATCGGCGAGCAGACGGTCGACTCCGGGCTGACCGGGGTCCTCAACGCCACTACTCCACTGTGGACCGTGCTGTTCGGGCTGCTGGTCAGCCGCGAGGCGCTGCCACCGGCCCGGATCGGCGGGCTGCTGCTGGGATTCCTCGGCGTGCTGCTGATCTTCGCGCCGTGGCAGGGCACCAGCCTGCTCAGCTGGGGCGTGCTCGCCTGCCTGGGCGCGGCGGTCAGCTACGGCATCGGGTACGTCTACATCGGACGGAACCTGACCGGCGGGCACGGCCTGCCGCCGCTGGTGCTGGCCACGATGCAGATGATCGCCGCCACCGGTTACGCCGTCGTGGCGCTGCCGCTGGACGGGCTGCGGCCGGTGCACTGGGACCTGCTGGCGCTGGTCTCGGCCGCGGTGCTGGGCGTCTTCGGCACCGGCATCGCGTTCGCGCTGAACTACCGGATCATCAGCGACGAGGGCGCCACCACCGCCTCGACGGTGGCCTACCTGATGCCGATCGTCTCGGTCCTGCTCGGCTGGCTGCTGCTCGGCGAGGAGCTGGGACTGCGAATCCTGCTGGGCATGGCGGTCGTGCTGGTCGGCGTGCTGCTGACCCGCCGCTCGCCGTCGCCCGGAACCACCACTGCCGAGGAGGAGAAGATGCCGGAGGACGACCGCACCGAGGTGCGCACCAGCACCGAGGAGCTCCCGCCGATCGAGCCGCCGAAGGGCTGGGCCAGGCTCCACCTCGCCCTGATGCGCGGTTCCCAGATCTACGCCGAACTGGCCACCAACCACCCGATGAAGTGA
- a CDS encoding PIG-L deacetylase family protein, with protein MTTPSGSAAGFQRALVVTAHPDDVDFGAAGTVASWTAAGVTVGYCICTSGDAGGFDDTPREDVPRMRQDEQRAAAAAVGVDDVRFLGYQDGQVVANLGLRRDIAKVIREFRPNRVITHSPEINWAHLPVSHPDHRAVGEAALAAIYPDARNAFAFPELLEAGFEPWTVDQLWLSESPADRVNRAVDITDHFEAKLAALAAHRSQTAHLPDLADMIRRHLARTAEQHGMPGRLAEAFHVVDTA; from the coding sequence ATGACCACTCCGTCGGGCTCGGCTGCCGGGTTCCAACGCGCCCTCGTGGTCACCGCGCACCCCGACGACGTCGACTTCGGCGCCGCGGGCACCGTGGCCTCCTGGACCGCCGCCGGCGTGACGGTCGGCTACTGCATCTGCACCTCGGGTGACGCGGGCGGTTTCGACGACACCCCGCGCGAGGACGTGCCCCGGATGCGGCAGGACGAGCAGCGGGCCGCCGCAGCCGCTGTCGGCGTCGACGACGTGCGCTTCCTCGGTTACCAGGACGGCCAGGTCGTCGCGAACCTCGGCCTGCGCCGGGACATCGCGAAGGTGATCCGCGAGTTCCGCCCGAACCGGGTGATCACGCACTCCCCGGAGATCAACTGGGCGCACCTGCCGGTGTCGCACCCGGACCACCGCGCGGTCGGCGAGGCCGCGCTGGCCGCCATCTACCCGGACGCCCGCAACGCCTTCGCCTTCCCCGAGCTGCTCGAAGCCGGCTTCGAGCCGTGGACCGTCGACCAGCTGTGGCTGTCCGAGTCCCCGGCGGACCGGGTCAACCGCGCGGTCGACATCACCGACCACTTCGAGGCCAAGCTGGCCGCGCTGGCCGCGCACCGCTCGCAGACCGCGCACCTCCCCGATCTGGCGGACATGATCAGGCGGCACCTGGCCCGAACCGCCGAGCAGCACGGCATGCCCGGCCGGTTGGCCGAGGCATTCCACGTAGTCGACACGGCGTGA